One window of Cystobacter fuscus DSM 2262 genomic DNA carries:
- a CDS encoding hydroxysqualene dehydroxylase, whose amino-acid sequence MRLPFEWSKLSIPRLSPEKLPPARLALRSSAPGGVTTAVVGGGLAGLAAATVLAERGVSVTVIEREPYLGGRVGGWRERLADGEPFDMERGFHAFFRQYYNLRALLRRVDPRAERLLALDDYPLLGPEGRRESFSGLPARPPFNLVGLVARTPSLRLKDLLHLETRSGLAMLTFDMERTYARFDHRNAREFLDSLRFPPHARRMLFNVFAHSFFNPEEEMSAAELLMMFHFYFMGNPEGLVFDVLDQPFSLALWHPLRRYLESLRVDFRLSQSVTAVEPRVDGKFRLQVEGQEPLAADAVVLATPVPALQRIVARSPELLDRAWRARVEGLALTSPFAVWRLWLDRPARPGRAPFAGTTGVGMIDNISLYHLFESESRDWAARTGGAVVELHAYGLPRGVDDAEVRRDLLAGLHAFYPEFRDARVLEERLLWRQDCPAFAPGSFASRPGPETPSSRVALAGDFTRLPIPTALMERAATSGFLAANHLLAGWDVQGEDIWSVPRRGLLAGVPLLD is encoded by the coding sequence ATGCGCCTGCCATTCGAGTGGTCGAAGCTCTCCATTCCCCGGTTGTCTCCCGAGAAGCTCCCGCCCGCGCGTCTGGCTCTCCGGTCGAGCGCTCCCGGGGGCGTCACCACGGCGGTGGTGGGCGGGGGGCTCGCGGGCCTGGCGGCCGCCACGGTGCTCGCCGAGCGCGGTGTCTCCGTCACGGTCATCGAGCGGGAGCCGTACCTGGGCGGCCGGGTCGGAGGCTGGCGGGAGCGGCTGGCGGATGGCGAGCCGTTCGACATGGAGCGCGGCTTCCATGCCTTCTTCCGGCAGTACTACAACCTGCGCGCGTTGTTGCGCCGGGTGGATCCCCGCGCGGAGCGCCTGCTCGCGCTGGACGACTATCCCTTGCTGGGCCCGGAGGGGCGCCGGGAGTCCTTCTCGGGCCTTCCCGCGCGGCCTCCCTTCAACCTGGTGGGGCTCGTGGCCCGCACGCCGTCGCTGCGGCTCAAGGACCTGCTCCACCTCGAGACGCGCTCGGGCCTGGCGATGCTCACGTTCGACATGGAGCGCACGTACGCCCGGTTCGATCACCGCAACGCGCGCGAGTTCCTGGACTCGCTCCGCTTTCCGCCCCATGCGCGGCGCATGCTGTTCAATGTCTTCGCGCACTCCTTCTTCAACCCGGAAGAGGAGATGTCGGCGGCCGAGCTGTTGATGATGTTCCACTTCTACTTCATGGGGAATCCGGAGGGCCTCGTCTTCGACGTGCTCGATCAGCCCTTCTCGCTGGCGCTGTGGCATCCGCTGCGCCGCTACCTGGAGTCGCTGCGGGTGGACTTCCGGCTGTCCCAGTCGGTCACCGCGGTGGAGCCCCGGGTGGATGGGAAGTTCCGGTTGCAGGTGGAGGGGCAGGAGCCGCTCGCCGCGGACGCGGTGGTGCTCGCCACGCCGGTGCCCGCGCTCCAGCGGATCGTGGCCCGGTCACCGGAGCTGCTCGATCGCGCGTGGCGCGCGCGGGTGGAGGGGCTGGCGTTGACGTCGCCGTTCGCGGTGTGGCGGCTGTGGTTGGACCGACCGGCGCGGCCCGGGCGTGCGCCGTTCGCGGGGACGACGGGGGTGGGGATGATCGACAACATTTCGCTCTATCACCTGTTCGAGAGCGAGAGCCGGGACTGGGCGGCGCGCACGGGGGGCGCGGTGGTCGAGCTGCATGCCTACGGCCTGCCCCGAGGGGTGGACGATGCGGAGGTCCGGAGGGACCTGCTGGCCGGCCTGCACGCGTTCTACCCGGAGTTCCGCGACGCGCGGGTGCTGGAGGAGCGCTTGCTGTGGCGTCAGGACTGTCCGGCGTTCGCGCCGGGCTCCTTCGCCTCGCGGCCGGGGCCGGAGACGCCCTCGTCCCGGGTGGCGCTGGCGGGGGACTTCACGCGTCTGCCCATTCCCACGGCGTTGATGGAGCGGGCGGCCACCTCGGGCTTCCTGGCGGCCAATCACCTGCTCGCGGGCTGGGACGTCCAGGGCGAGGACATCTGGTCCGTTCCGCGGCGGGGCCTGCTGGCCGGGGTGCCGCTGCTGGACTGA
- a CDS encoding FAD-dependent oxidoreductase, translated as MVDEREHQSLWTVSAPARRYPPLPGDLEVDVVVVGGGLAGLTTAWLLKQEGKRVAVVEMHRILTGQTGQTTAHLTELLDVSYDTLASDFGEKGARLAAESVRASIEKISSLVERLGIACDFQRLPGYRYAETEDEARQLEHEASAARRAGLLCSLTRDVPLPYPVTLALRVEDQAQFHPRAYLQALAERIVGEGSHVFEETQVTDIHEGAPCRVQTTRGVLLCQEVVEATTTPLNRVLLHTKLMPYRSYALAARLEAPLAPGLYYDSKDPYHYIRTQRVDGADYVIVGGEDHKVGAEEDTARRYLALEEYLRQHFPASRVEYRWSGQIIEPVDGLAYIGRNGGSRHVWVATGFSGTGMTFGTLAGMILSDLILGRDNRYASLYDATRVKPVAGAKDFVQENAEVAFHFVADRLARPDTHDLSDVPPGEGRIVEVEGRKVAVYREASGGVHALSPVCTHLGCHVHWNNAERSWDCPCHGGRYSPTGEVLNGPPVKGLASKKIR; from the coding sequence ATGGTCGATGAGCGCGAGCATCAATCCTTGTGGACGGTGTCGGCTCCGGCGCGGCGGTATCCCCCGCTGCCGGGGGATCTCGAGGTGGACGTGGTGGTGGTGGGGGGAGGCCTGGCGGGGCTCACCACGGCCTGGCTGCTCAAGCAGGAGGGCAAGCGGGTCGCCGTGGTGGAGATGCACCGCATCTTGACGGGGCAGACAGGGCAGACGACGGCGCACCTCACGGAGCTGCTGGACGTCTCCTATGACACGCTGGCGTCGGACTTCGGGGAGAAGGGGGCGCGGTTGGCGGCCGAGTCCGTGCGTGCCTCCATCGAGAAGATCTCCAGCCTGGTGGAGCGGCTGGGCATCGCTTGTGATTTCCAGCGGTTGCCCGGCTACCGCTACGCGGAAACGGAGGACGAGGCGCGGCAGCTCGAGCACGAGGCCTCCGCGGCCCGGCGGGCGGGGTTGCTGTGCTCGCTGACCCGGGACGTGCCGCTGCCCTATCCGGTGACGCTGGCGTTGCGGGTGGAGGATCAAGCGCAGTTCCACCCCCGCGCGTATCTCCAGGCGCTCGCGGAGCGGATCGTCGGGGAGGGCAGCCACGTCTTCGAGGAGACACAGGTCACCGACATCCACGAAGGGGCGCCCTGCCGGGTGCAGACCACGCGCGGGGTGCTCCTGTGCCAGGAGGTGGTGGAGGCAACGACCACGCCCCTCAACCGCGTCCTGCTGCACACCAAGCTCATGCCCTACCGCTCCTATGCGCTGGCGGCGCGGCTCGAGGCCCCCCTGGCGCCGGGGCTCTATTACGACAGCAAGGACCCCTACCATTACATCCGCACCCAGCGCGTGGACGGCGCGGACTACGTCATCGTGGGAGGCGAGGACCACAAGGTGGGCGCCGAGGAGGACACGGCCCGCCGCTACCTGGCCCTGGAGGAGTACCTGCGGCAGCACTTCCCGGCGTCGCGGGTGGAGTACCGCTGGTCGGGCCAGATCATCGAGCCGGTGGACGGGCTGGCGTACATCGGCCGCAACGGCGGCTCGCGCCACGTGTGGGTGGCCACGGGCTTCTCGGGGACGGGGATGACGTTCGGGACGCTGGCGGGGATGATCCTCTCGGATTTGATCCTCGGCCGGGACAACCGCTACGCCTCGCTCTATGACGCCACGCGGGTGAAGCCGGTGGCGGGGGCGAAGGACTTCGTCCAGGAGAACGCGGAGGTGGCCTTCCACTTCGTGGCGGACCGGCTGGCGAGGCCGGACACGCACGACCTGTCCGACGTGCCGCCCGGCGAGGGCCGCATCGTGGAGGTGGAGGGCCGCAAGGTGGCCGTCTACCGGGAGGCGTCCGGCGGCGTCCACGCGCTCAGCCCGGTGTGCACCCACCTGGGGTGCCATGTGCACTGGAACAACGCCGAGCGCTCGTGGGACTGCCCGTGCCATGGCGGCCGCTACAGCCCGACGGGCGAGGTGCTCAACGGCCCTCCGGTGAAGGGGCTCGCGTCGAAGAAGATCCGCTGA
- a CDS encoding (2Fe-2S)-binding protein, with translation MSIHLKLNGTERELEVDPEMPLLWALRDVLGLTGTKYGCGQALCGACVVHLDGEAVRACVTPVSRAAGRHVTTIEGLSADGSHPLQKAWVELAVPQCGFCQSGQIMTAAALLAKKPQPSDSEIDRSMSGNLCRCGTYTRIRCAIKKAAGLPHE, from the coding sequence ATGAGCATCCACCTGAAGTTGAACGGAACCGAGCGCGAACTCGAGGTCGACCCGGAGATGCCGCTGCTCTGGGCCCTGCGGGACGTGCTCGGACTGACGGGCACCAAGTACGGCTGTGGCCAGGCGCTGTGTGGCGCGTGCGTCGTGCACCTGGACGGCGAGGCCGTGCGCGCGTGCGTCACCCCGGTCAGCCGCGCCGCGGGACGCCACGTCACCACCATCGAGGGCCTGTCCGCCGATGGCTCCCACCCCCTGCAGAAGGCCTGGGTGGAGCTCGCCGTGCCCCAGTGCGGCTTCTGCCAGTCCGGGCAGATCATGACCGCGGCGGCGCTGCTGGCGAAGAAGCCCCAGCCCAGCGACAGCGAGATTGACAGGTCGATGAGCGGCAACCTGTGCCGGTGTGGCACGTACACGCGCATTCGCTGCGCCATCAAGAAGGCGGCGGGACTTCCCCATGAGTGA
- a CDS encoding EGF domain-containing protein, which yields MTDAVRRFVCVLGLVLGAAGCGPTTGENPSAGGCGDGVVQQQESCDDGQQAGGDGCDGACQVERGWQCTGAPSRCTRQTGSCADGSVKCDANALCTETSGSAVCTCKSGYSGDGTMCADIDECASNTDNCDAHATCTNTPGGFTCACEAGYSGDGTTCTDVDECASNTDTCDAHATCTNTTGGFTCACNAGYTGDGSTCTDIDECTEPTTCASAQTCTNTPGSYTCTCEAPRTACGNACVNTTSDAAHCGGCGKACGEGQSCVGSSCVGGGGSLQISATWGRPGDGDLMVTTPTGKLISSDNMGPNPGTDGGQKDQDDYTGQGPENIFWASGKTPPSGTYHVCFETADFNPSPSPDSPVTASITVRKSGKAPQTFPRSYESSAYTYPRACSPTTAGYVTSITYP from the coding sequence ATGACTGATGCAGTGCGGCGTTTCGTATGTGTTCTCGGGCTCGTGTTGGGAGCGGCCGGGTGTGGTCCCACCACCGGTGAAAATCCCTCCGCTGGAGGATGTGGCGACGGCGTCGTCCAGCAGCAGGAGAGCTGTGACGATGGCCAGCAAGCCGGGGGCGATGGGTGTGACGGAGCCTGCCAGGTGGAGCGGGGATGGCAGTGCACGGGTGCGCCGAGCCGCTGTACCCGGCAGACGGGTTCATGTGCCGACGGCTCGGTGAAATGCGATGCCAATGCCCTCTGTACCGAGACGTCCGGAAGCGCCGTCTGCACCTGCAAGTCCGGCTACTCGGGCGATGGCACCATGTGCGCGGACATCGACGAGTGCGCAAGCAACACGGACAACTGCGATGCCCATGCCACCTGCACCAACACGCCGGGTGGATTCACCTGTGCCTGCGAGGCGGGGTACTCGGGCGATGGCACCACGTGCACCGACGTCGACGAGTGCGCCAGCAACACGGACACCTGCGATGCCCATGCCACCTGCACCAACACGACGGGTGGATTCACCTGTGCGTGCAATGCGGGCTACACGGGCGATGGCTCCACGTGCACCGACATCGACGAGTGCACCGAGCCGACAACCTGCGCCTCCGCGCAGACGTGCACCAACACCCCGGGCAGCTACACCTGCACCTGCGAGGCCCCCAGGACGGCCTGTGGAAACGCTTGTGTGAATACGACTTCTGATGCGGCCCACTGCGGAGGCTGCGGCAAGGCCTGCGGCGAGGGTCAGTCCTGTGTGGGGTCGAGCTGTGTGGGCGGCGGTGGCAGCCTCCAGATCAGCGCGACGTGGGGCCGCCCGGGTGATGGGGACCTGATGGTCACCACGCCCACTGGCAAGCTGATCTCGTCCGACAACATGGGCCCGAACCCGGGCACGGACGGTGGCCAGAAGGATCAGGATGACTACACGGGCCAGGGACCGGAGAACATCTTCTGGGCCTCGGGCAAGACTCCTCCCAGCGGCACCTATCACGTCTGCTTCGAGACCGCGGATTTCAATCCCTCACCCAGCCCCGACTCGCCCGTCACCGCCTCCATCACGGTGCGCAAGTCAGGCAAGGCTCCCCAGACGTTCCCGAGGTCGTACGAGAGCAGCGCCTACACGTACCCAAGAGCGTGTAGCCCGACCACGGCCGGCTACGTGACGTCCATCACCTATCCCTGA
- a CDS encoding DNA-3-methyladenine glycosylase family protein — MPASSRAAPASDSVPAPDSLLPEGFTPAARRALARADPLLGALMKQVGPLRLEVEALHNPFVALARSIAYQQLTGKAAATIFGRVCERVGQGARFTPEAVLAVPVEDLRAAGLSGAKAAAMRDLALKAREGEVPTLVRARRMSDAALVEHLTKVRGIGQWTVEMMLIFRLGRPDVLPVDDYGVRKGFMRTYGLAEMPRARELLAHGERWRPWRSVASWYMWRALELPKNPAP; from the coding sequence ATGCCCGCCTCTTCCCGCGCCGCTCCCGCGAGCGACTCCGTACCCGCGCCCGACAGCCTCCTGCCCGAGGGCTTCACGCCCGCCGCCCGCCGCGCCCTGGCCCGGGCGGATCCCCTCCTCGGCGCGTTGATGAAGCAGGTGGGGCCGTTGCGGCTGGAGGTGGAGGCGCTGCACAACCCCTTCGTGGCGCTGGCGCGCTCCATCGCCTACCAGCAGCTCACGGGCAAGGCGGCGGCCACCATCTTCGGCCGGGTGTGCGAGCGCGTGGGCCAGGGCGCGCGCTTCACGCCGGAGGCGGTGCTGGCCGTGCCGGTGGAGGACTTGCGCGCGGCGGGACTGTCCGGGGCGAAGGCGGCGGCGATGAGGGATCTGGCGCTCAAGGCCCGGGAAGGGGAGGTGCCCACGCTGGTGCGGGCCCGGCGCATGAGCGATGCCGCGCTGGTGGAGCACCTGACGAAGGTGCGGGGCATCGGACAGTGGACGGTGGAGATGATGCTCATCTTCCGGCTGGGCCGACCGGACGTGCTGCCCGTGGATGACTACGGGGTGCGCAAGGGCTTCATGCGCACCTATGGGCTAGCGGAGATGCCCCGGGCCCGGGAACTGTTGGCCCATGGGGAGCGCTGGAGGCCGTGGCGCTCGGTGGCGAGCTGGTACATGTGGCGGGCGCTCGAACTGCCGAAGAACCCGGCCCCCTGA
- a CDS encoding sensor histidine kinase — protein sequence MPSIAALPTHPAPSSEARLAFSELLLGCDDARTCAEAAVSWLVHHARVEQVLCLAPDESDSLVPLASYGMPGVEGVVLALHETKHPLVEALQWSEPRWIAPGQLSPELSPLRRGLFSLSLGKAAPGIPPPGLLLVTPASSELSPDVGWLAGHLGSHLTRLYKGRQLTRLEAASSELAARVNAATEELATQNELLRRQAIQLEQASAAKSQFLANMSHELRTPLNAILGYTNMLLQGVNGELPPPQRRSLSRIDSNGRHLLEIINEILDITRIEAGRMPLHLSEFRLPELLQEVMAELDPIIVRSKLAVSTQVEANLPGVHSDRQKVKQIVVNLLSNALKFTHEGSIQVKARYEVATAAFHISVMDTGIGIDPAHQERIWEDFQQVDNSPTRAYGGTGLGLSICRRLAAMLDGRVSLESAVGQGSTFTLHLPRLARRS from the coding sequence TTGCCATCCATTGCCGCACTGCCAACACACCCCGCGCCCAGCTCCGAGGCCCGACTGGCCTTCTCGGAGCTGCTGCTCGGGTGCGATGACGCCCGGACGTGTGCCGAAGCCGCTGTGTCCTGGCTCGTGCACCACGCGCGGGTGGAGCAGGTGTTGTGTCTGGCACCCGACGAATCGGATTCCCTCGTGCCCCTGGCCTCCTATGGGATGCCCGGCGTGGAGGGCGTCGTGCTCGCGCTGCACGAGACGAAGCACCCGCTGGTGGAAGCCCTCCAGTGGTCCGAGCCCCGGTGGATCGCTCCGGGCCAGCTCTCCCCGGAGTTGTCGCCGCTGCGCCGGGGGCTCTTCTCGCTGTCGCTCGGCAAGGCGGCCCCCGGCATTCCTCCGCCGGGATTGCTGCTGGTCACGCCCGCCTCGTCGGAGCTGTCGCCGGACGTGGGCTGGCTCGCGGGCCACCTGGGTTCGCACCTCACGCGCCTGTACAAGGGCCGGCAGCTCACCCGGCTCGAGGCCGCCTCCAGTGAGCTGGCCGCCCGGGTCAACGCCGCCACCGAGGAGCTGGCCACGCAGAACGAGCTCTTGCGCCGCCAGGCCATCCAGTTGGAACAGGCGAGCGCCGCCAAGTCCCAGTTCCTCGCCAACATGAGCCACGAGCTGCGCACGCCGCTCAACGCCATCCTCGGCTACACCAACATGCTGCTGCAGGGCGTCAACGGCGAGCTGCCCCCTCCGCAGCGCCGCAGCCTCAGCCGCATCGACTCCAACGGGCGCCACCTCCTGGAGATCATCAACGAGATCCTCGACATCACCCGCATCGAGGCGGGAAGGATGCCGCTGCACCTGTCCGAGTTCCGCCTGCCCGAGCTGCTCCAGGAGGTCATGGCGGAGTTGGATCCCATCATCGTCCGCTCGAAGCTGGCGGTGAGCACCCAGGTGGAGGCGAACCTGCCCGGGGTGCACAGCGACCGGCAGAAGGTGAAGCAGATCGTCGTCAACCTGCTGTCCAACGCCCTGAAGTTCACCCACGAGGGGAGCATCCAGGTGAAGGCCCGGTACGAGGTCGCCACCGCCGCGTTCCACATCTCCGTGATGGACACCGGCATCGGCATCGACCCGGCCCATCAGGAGCGCATCTGGGAGGACTTCCAGCAGGTGGACAACTCGCCCACTCGGGCCTACGGGGGAACGGGGCTCGGCCTGTCCATCTGCCGCCGGCTGGCCGCGATGCTCGACGGGCGCGTGAGCCTGGAGAGCGCCGTGGGCCAGGGCTCGACGTTCACCCTGCACCTGCCCCGCCTCGCGAGGCGGTCATGA
- a CDS encoding MXAN_6652 family MXYO-CTERM-anchored protein, translating into MRASLGTVGVISACLISTSALANSSGITGQSGKDGATCNTCHSGGSAPTVEISGPATLAPSATGQYTLIIKGGAANVGGMNIAVDNAAAVLQAGEGSQKIGKEITHNGLKSFTNGELRFDFSLVAPASGSVKIFGAGNSANKNYDSSGDRSATTTLNVTVSGGTTPTEPDDEKGGCSATGGSPMLVFALAAATLTRLRRRQG; encoded by the coding sequence ATGCGCGCTTCTCTCGGTACCGTGGGTGTGATCTCCGCTTGCCTGATCTCGACGTCGGCCCTCGCCAACAGCTCGGGCATCACCGGCCAATCGGGCAAGGACGGAGCGACGTGCAACACCTGCCACTCGGGCGGCTCCGCGCCCACGGTGGAAATCTCCGGACCCGCGACGCTCGCGCCCAGCGCCACGGGCCAGTACACGCTCATCATCAAGGGCGGCGCCGCGAACGTGGGCGGCATGAACATCGCCGTGGACAACGCGGCGGCGGTCCTCCAGGCGGGCGAGGGGAGCCAGAAGATCGGCAAGGAGATCACCCACAACGGGCTCAAGTCCTTCACCAATGGCGAGCTGCGCTTCGACTTCTCCCTGGTCGCCCCCGCCAGCGGAAGCGTCAAGATCTTCGGCGCGGGCAACTCGGCCAACAAGAACTACGACAGCTCGGGCGACCGCAGCGCCACCACGACACTGAACGTGACGGTCTCCGGGGGAACGACGCCCACCGAGCCGGACGACGAAAAGGGCGGCTGCTCGGCCACGGGTGGCTCGCCCATGCTGGTCTTCGCGCTCGCGGCGGCCACGCTGACGCGCCTGCGCCGCCGTCAGGGCTAG
- a CDS encoding response regulator — MTQAMANESAPLILIVDDYQDAREMYAEYLEFSGFRVIEARNGLEAVEKAMEFRPAVVLMDLSLPVMDGWEATRRLKGDARTKAIPVVALTGHALDGHSREAQDAGCDSYVTKPCLPDALLREVRRMLATVKPAV; from the coding sequence ATGACCCAAGCCATGGCCAACGAGTCCGCGCCGCTCATCCTCATCGTGGATGACTATCAGGATGCCCGGGAGATGTACGCCGAGTACCTGGAGTTCTCCGGCTTCCGCGTCATCGAGGCGCGCAACGGGCTGGAGGCGGTGGAGAAGGCCATGGAGTTCCGGCCCGCCGTCGTCCTCATGGACCTGTCCCTGCCGGTGATGGATGGCTGGGAGGCCACGCGCCGGCTCAAGGGCGACGCGCGCACCAAGGCCATCCCCGTGGTGGCGCTCACCGGGCACGCGCTGGACGGGCACTCGCGCGAGGCCCAGGACGCGGGCTGCGATTCGTACGTCACCAAGCCGTGCCTGCCCGATGCCCTGCTGCGCGAGGTGCGGCGCATGCTCGCCACCGTGAAACCGGCGGTCTGA
- a CDS encoding xanthine dehydrogenase family protein molybdopterin-binding subunit, translated as MSEHALDDNPIRLSRRSFLEGVGLVAAGLALELLPTNARAATMPTTYPPLPEQGFRPNVYVHVAHDGVVTVVCHRSEMGQGVRSSLPVLIADEMGADMARVKVIQGDGDKAYGDQNTDGSSSVRKIFTDLRYVGATARTMLITVAARRWGVPANTCVARDHAVFHPASERSIGFGELANDAAKLPVPARKDVKLRPRSELPHLGKELPLLDGPDIVTGKAQFGADVVLPGMLTAMVVRPPVAGGRVARYDATQALAVPGVKHVVELPAPKLPFVYQPLGGIAVVADNTWAAMRGCAVLDVTWKHGDNAGYDSEAYRQELTKAIGTSGKVVRNVGNADAALAGAKRKVEADYHTPHLAHAPMEPPAAVARVEGGRCEVWAATQNPQSARTEVARALGVAESQVTIHVTLLGGGFGRKSKPDYVAEAALVSRAVGAPVRMQWTREDDLRHDYYHSTCAQRLSAALDDSGKVQAWHHRIAFPPIGSIFSGATFAGNSELNQGLLDLPLAIPHVRTENCEARAHTRIGWMRSVANIYHAFSVQSFIDELAHARGTDPRDTRLELIGPPRIVTIKELGVEKVPNYGQSLDEHPIDTGRMRRVIERVTELSRWDSRKKEGRALGLAAHRSFLSYVAVVMSVVKDADERIRVDEAWIVADAGTIINAERVRAQFEGAVVFGMSLGLYGAITMKDGATEQSNFHDYRLVRIAETPRRIHVDVIPSEGPPCGVGEPGVPPVAPALANAIFALTGTRVRELPFVRSVRV; from the coding sequence ATGAGTGAGCACGCCCTGGACGACAACCCCATCCGCCTGTCGCGCCGCTCCTTCCTCGAGGGAGTGGGACTGGTCGCCGCCGGGCTGGCGCTCGAGCTGCTGCCCACGAACGCGCGGGCGGCCACCATGCCCACGACCTACCCGCCCCTGCCCGAGCAGGGCTTCCGCCCCAACGTCTACGTGCACGTAGCGCACGATGGGGTGGTGACGGTGGTGTGCCACCGCTCGGAGATGGGCCAGGGCGTGCGCAGCTCCCTGCCCGTGCTCATCGCGGACGAGATGGGCGCCGACATGGCCCGGGTGAAAGTCATCCAGGGCGATGGGGACAAGGCCTACGGAGACCAGAACACCGACGGCTCGAGCAGCGTGCGCAAGATCTTCACGGACCTGCGCTACGTGGGCGCCACGGCGCGCACCATGCTCATCACCGTGGCGGCCCGGCGTTGGGGAGTGCCCGCGAACACCTGCGTGGCCCGGGACCATGCCGTGTTCCACCCGGCCAGCGAGCGCTCCATCGGCTTCGGCGAGCTGGCCAACGACGCCGCGAAGCTCCCGGTCCCCGCGAGGAAGGACGTCAAGCTGCGGCCCCGCTCCGAGCTGCCCCACCTGGGCAAGGAGCTGCCACTGCTCGACGGGCCGGACATCGTCACCGGCAAGGCTCAATTCGGCGCGGACGTGGTGCTGCCCGGCATGCTCACCGCGATGGTGGTCCGGCCTCCTGTCGCCGGTGGCCGGGTCGCCCGCTACGACGCGACGCAAGCCCTCGCCGTGCCGGGCGTCAAGCACGTGGTGGAGCTGCCCGCGCCCAAGCTGCCCTTCGTCTACCAGCCGCTCGGAGGCATCGCCGTCGTGGCGGACAACACCTGGGCGGCGATGCGCGGGTGCGCGGTACTCGACGTGACGTGGAAGCACGGGGACAACGCGGGCTACGACTCGGAGGCGTACCGGCAGGAGCTGACGAAGGCCATCGGCACCTCGGGCAAGGTCGTGCGCAACGTGGGCAATGCCGACGCGGCGCTCGCGGGCGCGAAGCGCAAGGTCGAGGCCGACTACCACACGCCGCACCTGGCCCATGCGCCCATGGAGCCGCCCGCGGCGGTCGCGCGGGTGGAGGGCGGCCGGTGCGAGGTGTGGGCGGCGACCCAGAATCCCCAGTCCGCCCGCACCGAGGTCGCGCGGGCGCTCGGCGTCGCCGAGAGCCAGGTCACCATCCACGTGACGCTGCTGGGCGGCGGCTTCGGCCGCAAGTCGAAGCCGGACTACGTGGCGGAGGCCGCCCTGGTGTCGCGCGCCGTGGGCGCCCCCGTGCGCATGCAGTGGACGCGCGAGGATGACCTGCGCCACGACTACTACCACTCGACGTGCGCGCAGCGGCTGTCGGCCGCGCTCGATGACTCGGGCAAGGTCCAGGCCTGGCACCACCGCATCGCGTTCCCACCCATCGGCTCCATCTTCTCGGGCGCCACGTTCGCGGGCAACAGCGAACTCAACCAGGGCCTCCTGGACTTGCCGCTCGCCATCCCCCACGTGCGCACGGAGAACTGCGAGGCCCGCGCGCACACCCGCATCGGCTGGATGCGCTCGGTGGCCAACATCTACCACGCGTTCTCCGTGCAGAGCTTCATCGATGAGCTCGCCCACGCGCGTGGCACGGATCCCCGCGACACGCGGCTCGAGCTCATCGGCCCGCCGCGCATCGTGACGATCAAGGAGCTGGGGGTGGAGAAGGTGCCCAACTACGGCCAGTCCCTGGACGAGCACCCCATCGACACCGGGCGCATGCGCCGCGTCATCGAGCGCGTGACGGAGCTGTCGCGCTGGGACTCGCGCAAGAAGGAAGGACGCGCGCTGGGGCTCGCGGCGCACCGCAGCTTCCTGTCCTACGTGGCGGTGGTGATGTCCGTGGTGAAGGACGCGGACGAGCGCATCCGCGTGGACGAGGCGTGGATCGTCGCGGACGCGGGCACCATCATCAACGCGGAGCGCGTGCGCGCGCAGTTCGAGGGCGCCGTCGTCTTCGGCATGAGCCTGGGGCTCTACGGCGCCATCACCATGAAGGACGGCGCCACCGAGCAGAGCAACTTCCACGACTACCGCCTGGTGCGCATCGCGGAGACGCCCCGGCGCATCCACGTCGACGTGATTCCCAGCGAGGGCCCGCCGTGCGGCGTCGGAGAGCCGGGAGTGCCCCCCGTGGCCCCCGCGCTCGCCAACGCCATCTTCGCGCTCACCGGCACCCGCGTCCGGGAGTTGCCGTTCGTGCGTTCGGTTCGCGTCTGA